The DNA segment TGTCCGAATTCCTCTCGACACGAGGCGTCAACCTCCGGTAACGACGGGGCGAGACGCTTCGTCGGGACCGTCGTCTCGCGTGCTCGGACAGTGGTTCCGGGGACTTTTTGCCGGTGTGTTTCGAAGGAAGCGCGTGAACGATGCCGCGATCTCGACCGGGTGTCCCCCGGTCGACGACCTTCTGGGTGGCGGGTTCGAGCGCGGGACCGTCACGCAACTGTACGGACCACCCGCGGCGGGGAAGACGAACCTCGCCCTCTCCGGCGCCGTCGAGGCCGCCGCGGCGGGCGGGATGGCCGTCTACGTGGACACGGAAGGGCTCTCTGTCGAGCGCTTCGAACAACTGCTCGACGCGCGCGTCGACGGTGACGCGGACGAACTGGCCAACGCGGAGTCGATCGCCTCGCGGATCGTCATCGAGGAGGCGCTCGACTTCGACGAGCAGGCCGAAGCCGTCCGGGACGTCGAAGAGTTCGCGGATCGTGCCGACCTGATCGTCCTGGACAGTGCGACGGGCTTCTATCGCCTCGAACGCGCCGACGACGCCCAGGCCGGCGACGCGCTTCGGCAGGTGACGAGCCAGGTGACCCACCTCCTCTCGCTCGCCAGAAAGCACGACGTCGCCGTCGTGGTCACGAACCAGGTCTTCTCCGACCCCGACTCCGACCGGACGCGTCCCCTCGGCGGCAACACGCTCGAACACTGGACCGGAACGATCATCCGGATCGACCGGTTCCGCGGCGGCAACCGACGGGCAACCCTGGAGAAACACCGGTCGAAACCGGCAGGCGAGTCCGTCCAGTTCGCGATCACGAACGAGGGTCTCCGAGGGAGCGACCGCCAGCCGTGACTGACGTCACAGACTCTTTCTCGCGTACTGGCCGAGATCCTCGTCGATTTCCACTCACGCGTGCCGGCAGATCTCCTCGTCGACTCCCTTCACGTTTGCCGGCCGAGCCCCTCGTCGCCGACACACGTCGCGCTCGTCGAAATCGAGCCGTGCCGACCGTCCCGGTCGTCGCCGTCGGGTCCTGATCCAAGCCGACCGACCAACCGAGTGGAGGCGGATCGAAACCGGTCGGCCCCGCTATATCTCGTTTAACTTCCGGAGGAGCTGGCCGCGATACTCCTCGTCGCTGGTGATCCCCTTCAGTTCGAGGACGTTGCGCTCGAGTTTGTCGAGCGCGACGCGGAACGCGTTCTCGGCCCCGTAGCCTTCGCCGGAGCCGGCGACCTGCCCTTTGTTCGTCCGCAGCCGGATCTGACACCGGATCAGCGGCTGCCCGCGGAGTTTCTCCTTGTGTTCGTGAAAGCGGACGTGGGCGTGCTGGACCTGCATCTTCGCGTACTTGTCGACGACGGTCGTGATGCTCTCGACGACGTCGGCGCGACTCATCGCTCCGAGTTGTGAGATGTTCGTGATCTGTACGTCCATCTGTTCTTCCTCGGTGTAGGTGAGCGCGCGGAGGACGTCCGTCTTGGTGACCACGCCGAGGATCTCGCGGTCGTCACCGTCCGGCGTCACCGCGAGACCAGCGTAGTCGAACTCGAGCATCGTCTCGACGGCCTCGCGAACGGTCGCCTCCGCCGTCGTGGTCTCGACGGGGCTGTTCATGATGTCGTAGACCGGGACGTCGAGCATGCGCTCGTTGTCGCCGACGCGGTCGCCCTGGGTCATCCGGTCGTTCTCCCGGATGACGAAATCGGCGATGTCGTGGGTGGTGACCATGCCCGTCAGGTACCCGTTCTCGTTTCGGACCGGCAACCGGGAGATGCCGTGTTCGCGCAGGTGGTTGATCGCCTTTCCGATCCCGTCGTCCTCCT comes from the Halovivax cerinus genome and includes:
- the radB gene encoding DNA repair and recombination protein RadB, with the protein product MNDAAISTGCPPVDDLLGGGFERGTVTQLYGPPAAGKTNLALSGAVEAAAAGGMAVYVDTEGLSVERFEQLLDARVDGDADELANAESIASRIVIEEALDFDEQAEAVRDVEEFADRADLIVLDSATGFYRLERADDAQAGDALRQVTSQVTHLLSLARKHDVAVVVTNQVFSDPDSDRTRPLGGNTLEHWTGTIIRIDRFRGGNRRATLEKHRSKPAGESVQFAITNEGLRGSDRQP
- a CDS encoding CBS domain-containing protein gives rise to the protein MNIADIATRDHLEIDVGTRMGKVRAEFENGNPKGLIVTDDGEYEGVISERQVLQSHVEDDAKVAALLKPSRSAPAPTVERDEDVRETARILIEGNAKIAPVFEDGELWGIVTDDAVLEAVIDNLTAITVADVYTVDPITVEEDDGIGKAINHLREHGISRLPVRNENGYLTGMVTTHDIADFVIRENDRMTQGDRVGDNERMLDVPVYDIMNSPVETTTAEATVREAVETMLEFDYAGLAVTPDGDDREILGVVTKTDVLRALTYTEEEQMDVQITNISQLGAMSRADVVESITTVVDKYAKMQVQHAHVRFHEHKEKLRGQPLIRCQIRLRTNKGQVAGSGEGYGAENAFRVALDKLERNVLELKGITSDEEYRGQLLRKLNEI